Proteins encoded in a region of the Brevundimonas vesicularis genome:
- a CDS encoding TetR/AcrR family transcriptional regulator, whose protein sequence is MADTTNKLGHKIGARGGRTRQAILDATQRLLNERHYGEIRVADLASAAGVSPSNFYTYFKTVEEPVLALCEVAATDFQGLAAHFQADWPGDKAFVIARAFILDVMAIWRSHGQVLRVEHMLADNGDAAFVESRVRRLRRLHLSIERRVAQAHASGLHPKDYNPRLASYQIASIAESTAASFDLLRRADTPEAILDTAAIIIVKLTTGR, encoded by the coding sequence ATGGCCGACACCACCAACAAGCTGGGCCACAAGATCGGTGCGCGAGGGGGCAGAACCCGCCAGGCGATCCTCGACGCGACCCAACGCCTGTTGAACGAGCGGCATTACGGTGAAATCCGCGTCGCCGATCTGGCCTCGGCCGCCGGTGTATCGCCTTCCAACTTCTACACCTATTTCAAGACGGTCGAAGAACCTGTGCTGGCGCTATGCGAGGTCGCCGCGACGGATTTTCAGGGGCTGGCGGCGCATTTCCAGGCCGACTGGCCGGGCGACAAGGCCTTCGTCATCGCGCGCGCCTTCATTCTAGACGTGATGGCCATCTGGCGCAGCCACGGTCAGGTGCTGCGCGTCGAACATATGCTTGCGGACAATGGCGACGCCGCCTTCGTCGAAAGCCGGGTGCGCCGTTTGCGCCGGCTGCACCTGTCGATCGAACGGCGCGTGGCTCAGGCCCACGCCAGCGGCCTGCATCCCAAGGATTACAATCCACGGCTGGCGTCCTACCAGATCGCCTCCATCGCCGAATCGACGGCGGCCAGTTTCGATCTGTTGCGGCGGGCCGATACGCCCGAAGCCATCCTGGATACGGCGGCCATCATCATCGTGAAGCTGACGACCGGACGTTAG
- a CDS encoding mannitol dehydrogenase family protein, producing the protein MSRLNEAELKGLSADVAVPGYDRAQVKTGVVHLGIGAFHRAHQAVVFDDAIKSGDPRWGVLGASLRSPGVRDQLNPQDGLYTLVVRDGSDEHLRVIGACAGVMVGPEDPAALVAAMADANVHIVTLTVTEKGYRLDPATGDLLLDDPEVAADLADIGSPRTAPGFIVAALQARKAAELKPFTVISCDNLPHNGKRIRDGVLAMARQIDPALADWIEAEGAFPQTMIDRIVPATIPQDIVRLTARLGVEDQGMVKAEPFTQWVIEDWFAGERPDFASLGVQLTDAVEPWEDAKLRLLNGAHSAIAYLGALSGYEHVHEVVAVPGFRDYVEALWDEAETTLNPPPGLDIPAYRKALMARFSNAALMHRTRQIAMDGSQKLPQRLLAGAAERLAAAPGIDAMALGVAAWMKWQSGVIESGEIFVVDDPLAAKTCELLADAHTDQARVSALLSLSAVFPPALAADDRFAEAVTSAYLSLSQNGAVEAARLVAE; encoded by the coding sequence GTGAGCAGACTGAACGAAGCCGAGCTCAAGGGTCTGTCCGCCGACGTCGCCGTCCCCGGCTACGACCGCGCCCAGGTGAAGACGGGTGTCGTCCATCTGGGCATCGGCGCCTTCCACCGCGCCCACCAGGCGGTCGTGTTCGACGATGCAATCAAGTCGGGGGATCCGCGCTGGGGTGTGCTGGGCGCTTCGCTTCGGTCGCCCGGCGTACGCGATCAGCTGAATCCGCAGGACGGGCTGTACACCCTGGTCGTGCGTGACGGATCGGACGAGCATCTGCGGGTGATCGGCGCCTGCGCGGGCGTGATGGTCGGGCCGGAAGATCCCGCCGCCCTGGTCGCCGCCATGGCCGATGCCAACGTCCACATCGTCACCCTGACTGTGACCGAAAAGGGCTATCGCCTCGATCCGGCGACCGGCGACCTGCTGCTGGACGACCCGGAGGTGGCGGCGGACTTGGCCGACATCGGCTCGCCCCGCACGGCGCCGGGCTTCATCGTCGCCGCGCTTCAGGCCCGCAAGGCGGCGGAACTGAAGCCCTTCACCGTCATCAGTTGCGACAACCTTCCCCATAACGGCAAGCGCATCCGGGACGGGGTGCTGGCGATGGCGCGCCAGATCGACCCGGCGCTGGCGGACTGGATCGAGGCCGAGGGCGCCTTTCCCCAGACGATGATCGACCGGATCGTCCCGGCGACCATCCCCCAAGACATTGTCCGCCTGACCGCTCGTCTCGGCGTCGAGGATCAGGGCATGGTCAAGGCCGAACCCTTCACCCAGTGGGTGATTGAGGACTGGTTCGCCGGCGAACGGCCTGACTTTGCGTCTCTCGGCGTGCAGCTGACCGACGCGGTCGAGCCGTGGGAAGACGCCAAGCTGCGGCTGCTGAACGGCGCCCACTCGGCCATCGCCTATCTGGGCGCCTTGTCGGGTTATGAACATGTCCACGAAGTCGTGGCCGTTCCCGGCTTCCGCGACTATGTCGAGGCCCTGTGGGACGAGGCCGAAACGACGCTAAATCCCCCGCCAGGTCTGGACATCCCCGCCTATCGTAAGGCGCTGATGGCCCGGTTCTCCAATGCGGCCCTGATGCACCGTACGCGCCAGATCGCCATGGACGGCTCGCAGAAACTGCCCCAGCGCCTGCTGGCCGGGGCCGCCGAACGTCTTGCGGCGGCGCCGGGTATCGATGCCATGGCCTTGGGCGTCGCCGCTTGGATGAAATGGCAGTCGGGCGTGATCGAAAGCGGCGAGATTTTCGTCGTCGACGATCCTCTGGCCGCCAAGACCTGCGAACTATTGGCCGACGCCCACACTGATCAGGCGCGCGTTTCGGCCTTGCTGAGCCTGTCCGCCGTCTTCCCGCCCGCGCTGGCCGCTGACGACCGGTTCGCCGAAGCGGTCACGTCCGCCTATCTGTCGCTCAGCCAGAACGGCGCCGTCGAGGCCGCGCGCCTGGTCGCGGAGTAG
- the feoB gene encoding ferrous iron transporter B, giving the protein MDIALKTARVALVGNPNSGKTALFNALTGAHQKVANYAGVTVERKEGLIRAASGRTMSVLDLPGTYSLRARSPDEEVTRDAVLGRLAGETPPDVVVCVADATNLRLVLRLILELKAVGRPMVLALNMYDIAQRQGLRIDLERLRAELGVPIITTVATRKRGIDDLVAAIEDQAAVAAVTESQWRSPDAAELRAAAREAERIMKACVRPPERPDTLTGKIDSVLLHPVGGLLILFALLFVMFQAVFSWAAPVMDGIEASIAWLGGLVANVLPDGLLQSLIVDGIISGVGSVLVFLPQILILFLFIIALEDFGYMARAAFLMDKIMGGAGLHGRAFIPLLSSFACAIPGVMAARVIDSRRDRLTTILVAPLMTCSARIPVYTLIIAAFIPNETVWGFANLQGLVMFGLYAAGIVSALIVSLLIRKVFWRGAVEPFMMELPAYKTPDLRSVGFNLWLRAKIFLNRAGRIILPLVIILWVLATFPYPPENATLPAIDYSFAGMIGRALEPIFAPIGFNWQMVIALIPGMAAREVAVAALGTTYAIADAENATGLLASTLASHWSLATALSFLAWYIFAPQCVATLGVVRRETNSLKWTWIMIGYMFGLAYLASLVTYHVAVALGGG; this is encoded by the coding sequence ATGGACATCGCGCTGAAGACGGCCCGCGTCGCGCTGGTCGGCAATCCCAATAGCGGCAAGACCGCTCTGTTCAACGCCCTGACCGGCGCTCATCAGAAGGTCGCCAACTACGCCGGCGTGACGGTGGAGCGTAAGGAAGGCCTGATCCGCGCCGCCTCCGGCCGCACGATGTCGGTGCTGGACCTGCCCGGCACCTATTCCCTGCGCGCCCGCAGTCCGGACGAGGAGGTCACGCGCGACGCCGTTCTGGGGCGACTGGCCGGCGAGACGCCGCCCGACGTCGTGGTCTGCGTCGCCGACGCCACCAACCTGCGTCTGGTCCTGCGGCTGATCCTGGAGCTGAAGGCCGTCGGGCGGCCCATGGTTCTGGCGCTGAACATGTATGACATCGCCCAGCGCCAGGGCCTGCGCATCGATCTGGAGCGACTGCGCGCCGAACTGGGCGTGCCGATCATCACCACCGTGGCCACGCGCAAGCGCGGCATCGACGATCTGGTCGCCGCCATTGAGGACCAGGCGGCCGTCGCGGCCGTGACCGAAAGCCAATGGCGCAGTCCGGACGCCGCCGAGCTACGAGCCGCGGCCCGCGAAGCCGAGCGGATCATGAAGGCCTGCGTCCGCCCGCCGGAGCGGCCCGATACCCTTACCGGCAAGATCGACTCAGTGCTGCTGCATCCGGTCGGCGGGCTGCTGATCCTGTTCGCCCTGCTGTTCGTGATGTTCCAGGCCGTGTTCAGCTGGGCCGCGCCCGTAATGGACGGGATCGAGGCCAGCATCGCCTGGTTGGGCGGCTTGGTCGCCAACGTCTTGCCTGACGGTCTGCTGCAAAGCCTGATCGTTGACGGGATCATTTCCGGCGTCGGCAGCGTGCTAGTGTTCCTGCCGCAGATTCTGATCCTCTTCCTGTTCATCATCGCGCTGGAAGACTTCGGCTATATGGCGCGCGCGGCCTTCCTGATGGACAAGATCATGGGCGGGGCGGGGCTGCACGGCCGGGCCTTCATCCCGCTGCTGTCCAGTTTCGCCTGCGCCATTCCCGGCGTCATGGCGGCGCGGGTGATCGATTCGCGACGCGACCGCCTGACCACCATCCTGGTCGCCCCGCTGATGACCTGCTCAGCGCGCATCCCGGTCTATACGCTGATCATCGCCGCCTTCATTCCGAATGAGACGGTCTGGGGCTTCGCCAATCTGCAGGGCCTTGTGATGTTCGGCCTCTACGCCGCCGGCATCGTCAGCGCCCTGATCGTCTCCCTGCTGATCCGCAAAGTGTTCTGGCGAGGGGCGGTCGAGCCCTTCATGATGGAGCTTCCGGCCTACAAGACGCCGGACCTGCGCAGCGTCGGCTTCAATCTGTGGCTCCGGGCCAAGATCTTCCTGAACCGCGCGGGCCGCATCATCCTGCCGTTGGTGATCATCTTGTGGGTGCTGGCGACCTTCCCCTATCCGCCCGAGAACGCGACCCTGCCGGCCATCGACTATTCGTTCGCGGGCATGATCGGCCGCGCTCTGGAGCCGATCTTCGCGCCCATCGGCTTCAACTGGCAGATGGTGATCGCCCTGATCCCCGGCATGGCGGCGCGTGAGGTTGCAGTGGCGGCGCTTGGCACGACCTACGCCATCGCTGACGCCGAGAATGCGACGGGCCTTCTAGCCTCGACCCTGGCGTCGCACTGGTCGCTGGCGACAGCCTTGTCCTTCCTGGCCTGGTACATCTTCGCGCCCCAGTGCGTGGCGACATTGGGCGTCGTGCGGCGCGAGACCAACTCGCTGAAATGGACCTGGATCATGATCGGCTACATGTTCGGTCTGGCCTATCTGGCGTCGCTGGTGACCTATCATGTGGCGGTGGCGCTCGGAGGCGGCTAA
- a CDS encoding prepilin peptidase, with amino-acid sequence MNPVLAAAVMGGLGLIVGSFIAAVSVRLPRDEDIVVARSRCRGCDQTLRPWELVPVFSWLGLRGRCARCHTRISPRYPLIELASAGVGIWAGVWGVTGGASTFMIAATAVLGWQLLLIAIVDGEHFWLPDSLTLPLIATGVTVALILDWGLGFSHLIGAVVGFGGLWLVGWLYQLVRKRQGLGGGDPFLFAGAGAWVGWMGLPSVLLWACAVGLSLVFGILVVRRSVGGSEKLPFGVFLAVGIWMTWLYGPLGL; translated from the coding sequence ATGAATCCTGTACTCGCCGCCGCCGTCATGGGCGGGCTGGGCCTGATCGTCGGCAGTTTCATCGCCGCCGTCAGCGTTCGCCTGCCGCGCGACGAGGACATCGTCGTCGCCCGCTCGCGCTGCCGGGGCTGTGATCAGACGCTACGTCCCTGGGAGCTTGTGCCGGTCTTCAGCTGGCTTGGTTTGCGCGGGCGGTGTGCGCGATGCCACACGCGGATTTCGCCGCGTTATCCGCTGATCGAGTTAGCTTCGGCCGGCGTCGGCATCTGGGCCGGCGTGTGGGGTGTGACGGGCGGCGCCTCGACATTCATGATCGCCGCCACGGCCGTTCTGGGTTGGCAGCTGTTGCTGATCGCCATCGTCGACGGTGAACACTTCTGGCTGCCGGACAGTCTGACGCTGCCGTTGATCGCGACCGGCGTCACGGTCGCCCTGATTCTGGACTGGGGCCTCGGCTTTTCCCATCTGATTGGCGCGGTGGTCGGTTTTGGCGGACTTTGGCTGGTCGGCTGGCTGTACCAACTCGTCCGCAAGCGCCAGGGGCTCGGGGGAGGCGACCCCTTCCTGTTCGCGGGGGCAGGGGCGTGGGTCGGCTGGATGGGCCTGCCCAGCGTGCTGCTGTGGGCCTGCGCGGTCGGGCTCAGCCTAGTCTTCGGCATTCTGGTGGTTCGGCGCAGCGTCGGCGGATCGGAAAAGCTGCCGTTCGGCGTCTTCCTGGCCGTCGGGATCTGGATGACCTGGCTGTATGGGCCGTTGGGGCTCTAA
- a CDS encoding FeoA family protein, producing MTDTIKLSQARRGDRGVIVQVGAHCHHQGEAVELERRLLELGFVEGAQIELLHEGLFGRDPIAMKVDDMRVALRRHEAESLSIRLGAA from the coding sequence TTGACCGACACCATCAAGTTGAGCCAGGCCCGACGCGGCGATCGCGGCGTCATCGTTCAGGTCGGCGCCCATTGTCACCATCAGGGCGAGGCGGTCGAGCTGGAACGCCGTCTGCTGGAACTGGGCTTTGTCGAAGGCGCGCAAATCGAACTGCTGCACGAAGGTCTGTTCGGACGCGACCCCATCGCCATGAAGGTGGACGATATGCGCGTGGCCCTGCGTCGCCACGAGGCGGAAAGCCTCTCGATCCGGCTGGGCGCCGCCTGA
- a CDS encoding c-type cytochrome produces MTRHALVAPLLLAPLLTLAACGQGEPSATTPAAPVHVLTDVEKATLLASLPAPYNAGDLENGRRAFARCRACHTIGEGGPDMAGPNLYGVFGRKAGDRPRYNYSNAMRTANFTWDAEKLDHWLENPRTFLPGNKMTFPGLPDATDRRDVIAFLKVETGYKPEPAPAA; encoded by the coding sequence ATGACACGCCACGCCCTCGTCGCCCCCCTTCTTCTGGCCCCGCTTTTGACCCTTGCCGCCTGTGGCCAGGGCGAGCCGTCCGCGACCACGCCTGCCGCGCCAGTTCACGTGCTGACGGATGTGGAAAAGGCGACACTGCTGGCCTCCCTTCCCGCCCCCTACAATGCGGGCGATCTCGAGAACGGGCGTCGGGCGTTTGCGCGCTGTCGCGCTTGCCACACCATCGGCGAAGGCGGCCCGGACATGGCGGGGCCAAACCTGTACGGTGTGTTCGGCCGCAAGGCGGGCGATCGCCCGCGCTACAACTATTCCAACGCCATGCGTACGGCGAACTTCACATGGGACGCCGAGAAGCTGGATCACTGGCTGGAAAACCCACGCACCTTCCTGCCCGGCAACAAGATGACCTTCCCCGGTCTGCCCGACGCCACGGATCGCCGCGACGTCATCGCCTTCCTGAAGGTGGAG
- the uxaC gene encoding glucuronate isomerase — protein sequence MVHPLKLNPDRLFSADADTRAIARRLYGEIKGLPIISPHGHTDPSWFALNEPFANPAELLITPDHYVFRMLHSQGMAMEDLGVPRADGGPVETDPRKIWRRFAENYHLFRGTPSRMWHDWVYAEAFGIDVRLSAETADLYYDVIDAALKTDAFRPRALFDRYNIEVLTTTESPLDTLEHHKTIAASDWKGRVLTAYRPDPVLDPDYEGFRDNLKILAEQTGRDTLSWDGYLQALRDRRAFFIEMGATSTDHGHPTAFTADLPRAEAEALFRRVSTAPASAADAELFRGQMLTEMAAMSVEDGLVLQLHPGSFRNHSATVFNRFGRDKGCDIPTQTDYVRALKPLLDRFGSDSRLSLILFTLDETTYSRELAPLAGHYPALKLGPSWWFHDSPEGMRRFREQVTETAGFYNTVGFNDDTRAFLSIPARHDVARRMDCGFLAKLVVEHRMEEDEAHELAHALTYGLVKAAYKL from the coding sequence ATGGTTCATCCGCTCAAACTGAACCCCGATCGCCTGTTTTCGGCGGACGCCGACACCCGCGCGATCGCGCGTCGTCTATATGGCGAGATCAAGGGGCTGCCGATCATCAGCCCGCATGGTCATACGGACCCGAGCTGGTTTGCGTTGAACGAACCCTTCGCCAATCCGGCCGAACTTCTGATCACGCCCGACCACTACGTCTTCCGCATGCTGCACTCGCAGGGCATGGCGATGGAGGATCTGGGCGTGCCGCGCGCCGATGGCGGGCCGGTCGAGACCGATCCGCGCAAGATCTGGCGGCGCTTCGCCGAGAACTATCACCTGTTCCGGGGGACGCCTTCGCGAATGTGGCACGACTGGGTCTATGCTGAGGCCTTCGGCATCGACGTGCGCCTGTCGGCCGAGACGGCCGATCTTTATTATGACGTGATCGATGCGGCCCTGAAGACCGACGCCTTCAGGCCGCGCGCCCTGTTCGATCGCTACAATATCGAGGTCCTAACCACGACCGAGAGCCCGCTGGACACGCTGGAGCATCACAAGACCATCGCAGCCTCGGACTGGAAGGGACGGGTGCTGACCGCCTATCGTCCGGATCCGGTTCTGGATCCCGACTATGAAGGCTTCCGCGACAATCTGAAAATCCTGGCCGAACAGACCGGCCGCGACACGCTAAGCTGGGACGGATACCTGCAGGCCCTACGCGATCGGCGTGCCTTCTTCATCGAAATGGGCGCCACCTCGACCGATCACGGCCACCCGACAGCCTTCACTGCCGATCTGCCCAGGGCCGAAGCCGAGGCCCTGTTCCGGCGTGTCTCGACCGCCCCTGCCAGCGCCGCCGATGCCGAGTTGTTCCGCGGCCAGATGCTGACTGAAATGGCCGCCATGTCGGTCGAGGACGGTCTGGTCTTGCAGTTGCACCCCGGCAGTTTCCGCAACCATTCCGCCACCGTCTTCAACCGTTTCGGCCGTGACAAGGGCTGCGATATCCCGACCCAGACCGACTACGTCCGCGCGCTGAAGCCGCTGCTGGATCGGTTCGGGTCGGACAGCCGTCTGTCTCTGATCCTGTTCACCCTGGACGAGACCACATACAGCCGCGAATTGGCGCCGCTCGCCGGCCACTATCCAGCGCTGAAACTGGGGCCCAGCTGGTGGTTCCACGACAGTCCCGAGGGGATGCGTCGCTTCCGCGAGCAGGTCACCGAGACGGCTGGCTTCTACAATACGGTCGGCTTCAACGACGACACCCGCGCCTTCTTGTCCATACCCGCCCGCCACGATGTGGCGCGGCGCATGGACTGCGGCTTCCTGGCCAAACTGGTCGTCGAGCACCGGATGGAGGAGGACGAGGCGCACGAACTGGCCCACGCCCTGACCTATGGCTTGGTCAAGGCGGCCTACAAGCTGTGA
- a CDS encoding UxaA family hydrolase, producing MSRVLILNPADDVAIALDDIASGDTPVGLNAPARADIATGHKIARHAVDEGGLVRRYGQVIGRAKAAIAAGDHVHIHNLAMAEDGREAEVGADLRTPSLLSGATFSGIVRPDGRVGTRNYIGVLTSVNCSATVARRIADAFPDSILPKGVDGVVAFTHQGGCGGSSLSSDVTLLQRTLAGYARHPNFHSTLIVGLGCEANQIPAWLANEGLEAGPHIRALTIQEAGGTARAIEAGIEIVRELVVEAAKVQRQPVSASHLTVGLQCGGSDGWSGVTANPALGAAVDLLVAHGGSAMLSETPEIWGAEHLLLRRAASQDVADKLNARLEWWRDYADRHQMELNNNPSPGNLKGGLTTILEKSLGAVAKSGSIPLNDVIGYAEPLQTKGLSFMDSPGYDPCSATGQIASGANLIVFTTGRGSVFGAKPAPSIKVASNARLANWMDEDMDIDASPVLTGTSLADVGAVIFQKMLDVASGEPSKSEALGIGDNEFVPWQVGAYL from the coding sequence ATGTCTCGCGTCCTGATCCTGAACCCCGCCGATGACGTCGCCATCGCCCTGGACGACATCGCCAGCGGCGATACGCCCGTTGGCCTGAACGCCCCGGCGCGCGCGGACATCGCCACCGGCCACAAGATCGCCCGTCACGCGGTGGACGAAGGCGGTCTGGTCCGCCGATATGGCCAGGTCATTGGACGCGCCAAAGCCGCTATCGCCGCCGGCGATCATGTCCATATTCACAATCTGGCTATGGCGGAAGACGGCCGCGAGGCCGAGGTCGGGGCCGACCTGCGTACGCCCTCGTTGCTGTCTGGCGCGACGTTCAGCGGCATCGTTCGCCCGGACGGTCGGGTAGGCACGCGCAACTATATCGGCGTCCTGACCAGCGTGAACTGTTCGGCCACCGTAGCGCGCCGCATCGCCGACGCCTTCCCGGATTCCATCCTGCCGAAGGGCGTCGACGGCGTGGTCGCTTTCACTCACCAAGGCGGTTGCGGCGGCTCGTCGCTCAGCAGCGACGTGACCCTGCTGCAGCGGACCCTGGCCGGCTATGCTCGGCACCCGAACTTCCACTCCACGCTGATCGTAGGCCTGGGCTGCGAGGCCAATCAGATTCCCGCCTGGCTGGCCAACGAAGGCCTGGAAGCCGGTCCGCACATTCGCGCCCTGACGATCCAGGAGGCCGGCGGCACGGCCCGTGCGATCGAGGCCGGTATCGAGATCGTCCGCGAACTGGTCGTGGAAGCCGCCAAGGTCCAGCGCCAACCTGTCTCCGCTTCTCACCTGACCGTCGGCTTGCAATGCGGGGGTTCGGACGGCTGGTCCGGCGTCACCGCCAATCCGGCCTTGGGCGCAGCTGTCGATTTGCTGGTCGCGCACGGCGGCTCGGCCATGTTGTCCGAGACGCCGGAAATCTGGGGCGCCGAACATCTGCTCCTGCGCCGTGCGGCGTCTCAGGATGTGGCGGACAAGCTGAACGCGCGCCTGGAATGGTGGCGCGACTATGCGGATCGCCATCAGATGGAGCTGAACAACAATCCGTCGCCCGGCAATCTGAAGGGCGGTTTGACCACCATCCTGGAAAAGTCGCTGGGTGCGGTGGCCAAGTCCGGTTCGATCCCGCTGAACGACGTGATCGGATACGCCGAACCGCTTCAGACCAAGGGCCTCAGTTTCATGGACAGCCCCGGTTACGATCCGTGCTCGGCGACGGGCCAGATCGCCTCGGGCGCCAATCTGATCGTCTTCACGACCGGCCGGGGCTCGGTCTTCGGCGCCAAGCCCGCCCCGTCGATCAAGGTCGCCTCCAACGCCAGGCTGGCGAACTGGATGGACGAGGACATGGACATCGACGCCTCGCCGGTCCTGACCGGGACCAGCCTGGCAGACGTGGGCGCCGTCATCTTCCAAAAGATGCTAGATGTGGCTTCAGGCGAGCCCTCCAAATCCGAGGCGCTCGGCATAGGCGACAACGAGTTCGTGCCCTGGCAGGTAGGAGCCTATCTGTAG